One genomic window of Desulfuromonas sp. AOP6 includes the following:
- the dusB gene encoding tRNA dihydrouridine synthase DusB — protein sequence MQKNISFSNLKLKNNLILAPMAGITDLAYRLIMKEFGAALVFTEMVSANGLIRDGVRTRELLRSTSAERPLGIQLFADSPDVLARAAALVSDDGELIDINMGCPVKKVVRSGAGSALLQNPILVGKIVAAVRKVTPLPLTVKIRSGWDQQSINYLEVGRIAENEGADGLVLHPRTRSQGFSGHSEWQHIRKLKEQSSIPVIGSGDIFSASDALSMLEITGCDGLMIGRGGYGNPWLFREITAALEGNPLPAPTAEERLRVASKHLDLFIDLFGSYRALMDMRKHLCWYARGLSGAAHFRQAINKTESLDDMKALLESFLDTNAEGASD from the coding sequence ATGCAAAAAAACATTTCTTTCTCAAACTTAAAACTGAAAAATAACCTGATTCTGGCCCCCATGGCCGGCATCACTGACCTGGCCTACCGTCTCATCATGAAGGAGTTCGGGGCGGCTCTTGTTTTTACCGAAATGGTGAGCGCCAACGGCCTTATCCGTGACGGGGTTCGCACACGCGAGCTTCTGCGCTCAACTTCCGCAGAGCGGCCACTCGGAATCCAACTCTTCGCCGATTCACCGGATGTGCTGGCTCGCGCTGCCGCCCTGGTCAGCGATGATGGCGAACTTATCGACATCAACATGGGCTGCCCCGTTAAAAAGGTGGTACGTTCTGGGGCTGGCAGTGCCTTGCTGCAAAATCCCATTCTGGTGGGGAAAATTGTGGCTGCTGTTCGCAAGGTGACTCCTTTGCCCCTCACGGTAAAAATCCGTTCCGGCTGGGATCAGCAGTCGATCAACTATCTTGAGGTTGGCCGTATTGCCGAGAACGAAGGCGCTGACGGCCTGGTTCTGCATCCGCGAACCCGCAGCCAAGGGTTTAGTGGGCATTCAGAATGGCAACATATCCGCAAGCTAAAAGAACAATCCAGCATCCCTGTCATCGGCAGCGGCGACATTTTTTCTGCCTCCGACGCCCTCAGCATGCTGGAGATAACGGGCTGCGACGGGCTCATGATTGGGCGGGGGGGCTACGGCAATCCCTGGCTTTTCAGAGAAATTACCGCCGCCCTTGAAGGGAACCCCCTTCCGGCGCCGACGGCGGAAGAGCGTTTGCGGGTCGCCAGCAAGCACCTCGATCTCTTTATCGATCTCTTCGGAAGCTACAGGGCCCTCATGGATATGCGCAAGCATCTGTGCTGGTATGCCCGAGGCCTCAGTGGTGCGGCACATTTTCGCCAGGCCATAAACAAGACGGAAAGCCTTGACGACATGAAAGCTCTTCTGGAGTCGTTTTTAGATACGAACGCTGAAGGAGCCTCCGACTGA
- a CDS encoding ATP-binding protein, with the protein MGRDLRPPEDLQLYLRILESIDRGVIAINRRERISFINPAAQAFVGLSERQGLGRHYEQIFTGQRGVIRLIQTAMREGRSISDHENIFLSRPGMPSLPVSLSCAPIFTPQGEQDGAVLILRDLSRVRELEDAVRQTDRLGMLSTLAAGLAHEIKNPLGGIKGASQLLIMELPGDSPLQEYARIMNREAERINRIIEELMDLTCPRLPVLEEVNLAQVIGDIVIFQQEAQREKSLDIVLRLDPSIPPIMGDHDLLTQLFLNLIKNAAEAIDEKGRIEITTRVASDFHLTQSGKKPVPLIVVEVTDNGKGIAPDLIDKVFTPFFTTKTKGTGLGLATCQKIVRQHQGFLKVVSTAGQGTTFIVSLPFIRQSKERDEAAKDLN; encoded by the coding sequence ATGGGCAGAGACCTGAGACCACCGGAAGATCTTCAGCTTTACCTTCGCATTCTCGAGAGTATCGACCGGGGTGTTATTGCCATAAACCGCCGCGAGCGAATCTCTTTCATCAATCCTGCTGCCCAGGCTTTTGTCGGGCTGTCAGAGCGCCAGGGGCTTGGGCGCCACTACGAACAGATTTTTACTGGCCAGCGCGGCGTTATTCGCCTTATTCAAACGGCCATGCGCGAAGGGCGGTCGATTTCCGATCACGAAAACATTTTCCTCAGCCGACCCGGCATGCCTTCTCTCCCCGTGAGCCTGTCCTGCGCCCCCATCTTTACCCCGCAGGGTGAACAAGATGGCGCCGTACTTATTCTTCGGGATCTCAGTCGGGTCAGGGAACTTGAAGACGCTGTGCGACAGACCGATCGGCTCGGCATGCTTTCGACCCTTGCCGCCGGCCTGGCCCACGAGATTAAAAATCCGCTGGGGGGTATCAAAGGCGCCTCGCAACTTCTAATCATGGAACTGCCCGGGGATAGCCCTCTGCAGGAATATGCCCGGATCATGAACCGCGAGGCGGAAAGAATCAACCGCATTATTGAAGAGCTCATGGACTTGACCTGTCCCCGCTTGCCCGTTCTCGAAGAAGTGAATCTTGCCCAGGTAATCGGAGATATCGTTATTTTTCAGCAGGAGGCCCAAAGGGAAAAGAGCCTTGACATTGTCTTGCGACTCGATCCAAGCATCCCCCCTATCATGGGCGACCATGACCTTCTGACGCAGCTTTTTCTAAATCTGATCAAGAATGCCGCCGAAGCGATTGACGAAAAAGGGCGGATTGAAATCACCACCAGAGTAGCGTCGGACTTCCATCTGACCCAGTCCGGGAAAAAACCGGTTCCCCTGATCGTGGTGGAAGTCACTGATAATGGCAAAGGGATAGCCCCCGATCTGATCGACAAGGTTTTTACCCCTTTTTTCACAACCAAAACCAAAGGTACCGGGCTTGGTCTGGCCACCTGTCAAAAAATCGTAAGACAACACCAGGGATTTCTCAAAGTGGTCAGCACGGCAGGCCAGGGAACAACGTTCATTGTCTCCTTGCCATTTATTCGTCAATCAAAAGAACGCGACGAGGCTGCAAAAGATTTAAACTGA
- a CDS encoding sigma-54 dependent transcriptional regulator, with the protein MSIRRILVADDEESIRWVLSKALSKKGLTVDLAADGQEALTLFRQHRYDLAILDIKMPEIGGLELLTRFHAENPSTLVIIMTAENSMKNAVDAMKGGAYDYITKPFDLDALDATIMKAEKASTVTDEVHRLRDELKDHYKVDRTIIGKSRAMQETYKVLGKIAPSDVTVLITGESGTGKELMARAIHFNSSRLGKPFVAINCAAIPRDLLESELFGFEKGAFTGAVERKTGKFEQANGGTIFLDEIGDMPLDLQAKLLRVLQEKEITRTGGTSPISVDVRIVAATNQDLNTRVQAREFREDLFYRLNVVPLHLSPLRERKDDIPLLAEFFIGRSREEFGVGTQGCTAEALTLLQGYNWPGNVRELENAIKRAVLLSPDPLLTPDDFSFLVPAGRTEDNGNSLETLIANKLRSALFQVEVHELNNLYEMVLHQMERPLIRIVLEKCRGNQVKAADILGINRNTLRKKIQTLEIDIKKE; encoded by the coding sequence ATGTCCATTCGCCGTATTCTTGTAGCCGATGATGAAGAAAGTATCCGCTGGGTTCTTTCTAAGGCCCTTTCCAAAAAAGGCCTGACAGTAGACCTCGCCGCCGATGGGCAGGAGGCTCTGACCCTCTTCCGGCAGCATCGTTACGACCTGGCCATCCTTGACATCAAGATGCCTGAAATAGGCGGCCTGGAGCTGCTGACCAGATTCCACGCAGAAAACCCCTCCACCCTGGTCATCATTATGACGGCGGAAAACTCCATGAAAAATGCCGTAGACGCCATGAAGGGAGGTGCCTACGATTACATCACCAAGCCTTTTGACCTGGACGCTCTGGACGCAACAATCATGAAGGCGGAAAAAGCCTCCACCGTGACCGATGAGGTACACCGGCTGCGCGATGAACTCAAAGACCACTATAAAGTCGATCGAACCATCATTGGAAAAAGCCGGGCGATGCAGGAGACCTACAAAGTCCTCGGGAAGATTGCCCCTTCCGATGTGACAGTTCTCATCACTGGAGAGAGCGGCACCGGCAAGGAACTGATGGCCAGGGCCATTCATTTCAACAGCTCCCGACTCGGCAAACCCTTTGTCGCGATCAACTGTGCGGCTATCCCGCGGGATCTCCTGGAAAGCGAGCTTTTCGGTTTCGAGAAAGGAGCCTTTACCGGCGCCGTCGAACGTAAAACCGGGAAGTTCGAACAGGCCAATGGCGGCACTATTTTCCTGGATGAGATCGGCGACATGCCCTTGGACCTGCAGGCAAAGCTGCTCCGCGTCCTCCAGGAAAAAGAAATCACCCGCACGGGGGGAACCTCGCCAATCTCCGTCGATGTGCGTATCGTCGCGGCCACGAACCAGGATCTCAACACCAGGGTTCAGGCCAGGGAATTTCGCGAAGATCTCTTCTACCGACTTAACGTCGTGCCGCTCCACCTGTCACCCTTGCGGGAAAGAAAAGACGACATCCCTCTTCTCGCCGAATTTTTCATCGGGCGCAGCCGCGAAGAGTTCGGGGTGGGCACCCAAGGCTGTACAGCCGAGGCCCTTACCCTTCTGCAAGGCTATAACTGGCCGGGCAATGTGCGAGAGCTTGAAAACGCCATAAAGCGTGCTGTACTGCTATCACCCGACCCTCTGCTTACCCCTGATGACTTCTCCTTTCTCGTCCCCGCCGGCCGGACTGAAGACAATGGCAACTCCCTGGAGACTCTGATCGCCAATAAATTGCGATCCGCCCTGTTTCAGGTCGAAGTCCATGAACTGAATAATCTCTACGAAATGGTCCTACATCAGATGGAAAGACCCCTGATCCGCATCGTGCTGGAAAAATGCCGCGGCAACCAGGTGAAGGCCGCTGATATTCTTGGAATCAACCGCAACACACTAAGGAAAAAGATCCAGACCTTGGAGATTGACATCAAAAAGGAATGA
- a CDS encoding methyltransferase domain-containing protein, whose product MKNDFKNKVREQFGRTAEGYVKDPGFAQGNDLAEADRLLKPTPEDILLDVACGGGHTALYFAPKVRSVVASDLTMQMLKKAQEYISEEGGVENVTFREADAEDLPFPAGAFTLLTCRIAPHHFQDVPRAIREFFRVLRRGGRMVIIDTLLPDDPEVALFYQTMEKMRDPTHVQAYTRSQWVQMLEEAGFTVHETLTIPKTHDFPVWAKRAGLGRTGVQQLNKFFIDAPASVHNYFQIETFAGEVECYTDQKILLYATRPDKK is encoded by the coding sequence ATGAAAAATGACTTCAAAAACAAGGTAAGGGAGCAGTTCGGCAGAACGGCTGAGGGGTATGTCAAAGACCCGGGTTTCGCCCAGGGCAATGACCTTGCTGAAGCGGACCGTCTTCTAAAACCGACGCCTGAGGACATTCTTCTGGATGTCGCCTGCGGTGGGGGCCATACGGCCCTCTACTTTGCTCCCAAGGTTCGCAGCGTGGTTGCTTCCGATCTCACGATGCAGATGCTGAAAAAGGCTCAGGAGTATATCAGCGAAGAAGGTGGTGTTGAAAATGTCACATTTCGTGAAGCGGATGCGGAGGACCTACCCTTTCCAGCAGGGGCCTTTACTCTGCTTACCTGCCGCATCGCACCACACCATTTCCAGGATGTCCCCCGGGCCATAAGGGAATTTTTTCGCGTTTTGCGGCGGGGCGGACGCATGGTCATTATTGACACCCTACTGCCTGACGACCCTGAAGTTGCTCTTTTCTACCAGACCATGGAGAAGATGCGGGATCCGACCCACGTGCAGGCGTATACCCGGTCCCAGTGGGTTCAGATGCTTGAGGAAGCTGGCTTCACCGTCCATGAGACCCTAACCATTCCCAAAACCCATGACTTCCCCGTGTGGGCAAAGCGCGCCGGCTTAGGGAGAACGGGAGTACAGCAACTGAATAAGTTCTTCATTGACGCACCGGCCTCCGTGCACAACTACTTTCAGATTGAGACTTTTGCCGGCGAAGTCGAGTGTTATACCGATCAAAAAATACTCCTATACGCAACCCGTCCAGACAAAAAGTAG
- a CDS encoding citrate (Si)-synthase, producing the protein MSTLKETLRKKIEEHRPRTTRLVKEFGDVKLGDVTISQAIGGARGIKCLVTDISYLDPMEGIRFRGKTIPETFAALPKVPGSDYPYVEGFWWMLLTGDVPTMEQTKEVVADWKKRSQIPAYVIDVLRALPRDSHPMAMFSAAIVAMQRDSVFAKNYAAGKFNKMTCWEDMYEDASELMAKLGPIAAYIYRMKYKGDTHIPADPSLDMGGNFAHMMGVDKPYDDVARMYFILHSDHESGNVSAHTTHLVASALSDAYYSYAAGINGLAGPLHGLANQEVLSWTQNFMDKLGGKVPTKEELEKALWDTLNSGQVIPGYGHAVLRKTDPRYTSQREFCLKTPGLKEYPLFQLVSMIFEVAPDVLLKHGKAKNPWPNVDAQSGVIQWYYGVTEYDFYTVLFGVGRALGCLANITWDRALGYAIERPKSVTTAMLEDAAGIK; encoded by the coding sequence ATGTCCACACTGAAGGAGACTCTGCGCAAGAAGATTGAAGAGCACCGTCCCCGCACCACCCGGCTTGTCAAGGAATTCGGCGACGTCAAGTTGGGTGATGTTACCATCTCACAGGCTATCGGTGGCGCTCGCGGCATCAAGTGTCTTGTAACCGACATTTCTTACCTCGATCCCATGGAGGGCATCCGCTTCCGTGGCAAGACCATCCCTGAGACTTTCGCTGCTCTGCCGAAGGTTCCCGGTTCTGACTATCCTTATGTCGAAGGTTTCTGGTGGATGCTGCTGACTGGTGACGTTCCCACCATGGAGCAGACCAAGGAAGTTGTCGCTGACTGGAAGAAGCGCTCCCAGATCCCCGCCTATGTTATCGATGTGCTACGTGCTCTTCCCCGCGACTCTCACCCGATGGCCATGTTCTCCGCTGCCATCGTTGCCATGCAGCGTGACTCTGTGTTCGCGAAAAACTATGCCGCTGGCAAGTTCAACAAGATGACCTGCTGGGAAGACATGTACGAGGACGCCAGCGAGCTGATGGCGAAACTCGGTCCCATCGCCGCATACATCTACCGCATGAAGTACAAAGGCGACACCCATATTCCTGCTGACCCCAGCCTCGATATGGGCGGCAACTTCGCTCACATGATGGGCGTAGACAAGCCTTATGATGACGTTGCCCGCATGTACTTCATTCTGCACTCCGATCACGAGTCCGGCAACGTATCTGCCCATACGACTCACCTGGTTGCCTCGGCCCTGTCCGACGCATATTACTCCTACGCGGCCGGCATCAATGGCCTGGCTGGCCCTCTGCATGGCCTGGCTAACCAGGAAGTGCTGTCCTGGACTCAGAATTTCATGGACAAGTTGGGCGGCAAAGTTCCCACCAAGGAAGAGCTCGAAAAGGCTCTGTGGGACACCCTCAACAGTGGACAGGTTATCCCCGGTTACGGCCATGCCGTTCTGCGCAAGACCGATCCCCGTTACACTTCACAGCGTGAATTCTGTCTGAAGACTCCGGGCCTCAAAGAATACCCCCTCTTCCAATTGGTTTCCATGATCTTTGAAGTGGCCCCTGACGTTCTGCTGAAGCATGGCAAGGCCAAGAATCCCTGGCCGAACGTTGACGCACAGTCCGGTGTTATCCAGTGGTACTATGGCGTTACCGAGTATGATTTCTACACCGTTCTGTTCGGTGTTGGTCGTGCGCTGGGCTGTCTGGCTAACATCACTTGGGACCGCGCTCTCGGTTATGCTATCGAGCGTCCCAAGTCTGTTACCACGGCTATGCTTGAGGATGCTGCAGGCATCAAGTAA
- a CDS encoding class I SAM-dependent rRNA methyltransferase: protein MAKEAGFIVGPETVRMVELGHPWIIADRYTKKWPSGRAGDIIALVDEKGGFVATAMRDPGDRIVARVLSRHPMKLDRDWLERRVFQAVRLRESHVDMEGTNAYRLINGEGDFLPGLTVDRYKDHLMIQLYCGGWKPYLGLLSEVLQKICHPHGIYEKPRPQDTRNLAANLENKKMSRLLWGEPVQGKLAVLENGVNFLVDLAEGLNTGLFLDQRENRADLMRRVKGARVLNLFAYTGAFSVAAAAAGAAKVTSVDVSETYLDWAKENFGINRLNAKRHDFISGDCYVVLEDLRRQDSHYDIIIMDPPSFSTTSKSRFTTRKGTSELVALASSLLVDGGLLITSSNLQKMDMADYLKELRRGALQGDCELRVIRLAGQSTDFPYPVTFPEGRYLKYVMSVKNKA from the coding sequence GTGGCAAAGGAAGCAGGGTTCATTGTTGGCCCCGAAACGGTGAGAATGGTCGAGTTAGGTCACCCCTGGATCATTGCAGACCGCTATACTAAGAAGTGGCCTTCAGGGCGTGCTGGTGACATTATCGCCCTGGTCGATGAAAAAGGGGGTTTTGTGGCGACGGCTATGCGTGATCCCGGGGATCGCATTGTCGCTCGCGTCCTTTCCAGGCATCCCATGAAACTCGATCGGGACTGGCTCGAACGGAGAGTCTTTCAGGCTGTGCGGCTGCGTGAGAGCCACGTCGACATGGAGGGGACCAATGCCTACCGCCTCATCAATGGCGAAGGTGATTTTTTGCCTGGACTCACCGTGGACCGGTATAAGGACCACCTCATGATTCAGTTATATTGCGGAGGCTGGAAGCCTTATCTGGGTCTGCTGTCTGAAGTCCTGCAAAAGATTTGTCATCCCCACGGAATTTATGAGAAACCTCGGCCCCAAGACACCCGCAATCTTGCCGCCAATCTGGAGAATAAAAAAATGAGTCGGCTCCTTTGGGGGGAGCCGGTCCAGGGTAAATTGGCTGTTCTGGAGAATGGCGTGAATTTTCTGGTCGATTTGGCGGAAGGGCTCAACACCGGACTTTTTCTCGATCAGCGCGAGAATCGGGCTGATCTTATGCGACGGGTCAAGGGGGCACGGGTTCTGAACCTTTTCGCCTATACGGGCGCTTTTTCCGTGGCTGCGGCGGCGGCCGGCGCCGCAAAAGTGACCAGTGTCGATGTGTCGGAGACTTACCTTGATTGGGCCAAGGAGAATTTCGGTATCAATCGACTCAATGCCAAGCGGCACGATTTTATCTCGGGCGACTGTTATGTCGTTCTGGAGGATCTCCGCCGCCAGGATTCCCATTACGATATCATCATCATGGACCCTCCCAGCTTTTCCACCACCAGCAAAAGCCGATTCACCACCCGCAAGGGTACTTCGGAGCTGGTCGCCCTGGCTTCGAGTCTTCTGGTGGATGGTGGTCTGCTTATCACCTCATCCAATCTGCAGAAGATGGATATGGCTGACTATCTCAAGGAACTAAGGCGCGGCGCCTTGCAGGGCGATTGCGAGCTCAGGGTGATCCGGTTGGCTGGGCAGTCTACAGACTTCCCCTATCCGGTCACCTTTCCGGAAGGGCGCTATCTCAAATACGTCATGAGCGTAAAGAATAAAGCATAG